One Phaseolus vulgaris cultivar G19833 chromosome 11, P. vulgaris v2.0, whole genome shotgun sequence genomic window carries:
- the LOC137832130 gene encoding large ribosomal RNA subunit accumulation protein YCED homolog 2, chloroplastic isoform X2 yields the protein MANAGNLVSPRSSNPIFNPCHSIDKLNTFRLLSRIHCYNNATVTVTASSKRKDDFNSPLVGKNTSRAARRLITISPSDGRYSGDWTSDYLVSLDDLDLQDLIEDDDNSNKKKNAQVFINLTVQKHASFGLSVDGRVTTSFTRKCSNCSTPYCRQIDAKFNVWVLIAPKDERKLPLPEIGDDPNVIYVRPGHEVDLGSLVQDAIRLTSAVKDSCSELCEKTEGTIQYITGETQASVDKRWSRLLALKKRNL from the exons ATGGCAAATGCAGGAAATTTGGTATCGCCAAGAAGCTCCAATCCAATATTCAATCCATGCCACTCCATAGATAAGCTCAACACCTTCAGGTTGCTCTCTCGGATTCACTGTTACAATAATGCCACTGTCACTGTCACTGCTTCTTCCAAAAGAAAGGATGACTTCAACTCTCCTCTG GTTGGGAAGAACACGAGCAGGGCTGCTCGGCGTTTGATCACAATATCACCAAGTGATGGCAGATACAGTGGGGATTGGACAAGTGATTATCTGGTCTCTTTGGACGACCTAGATTTACAGGATTTGATTGAAGACGATGATAActcaaataagaaaaagaatGCACAAGTTTTCATCAATCTCACCGTCCAAAAG CATGCTAGCTTTGGTTTATCCGTGGATGGAAGAGTCACCACATCCTTCACTAGAAAGTGCAGCAACTGTTCTACTCCCTATTGCCGACAG ATTGATGCAAAATTTAACGTATGGGTTCTTATAGCACCTAAAGATGAACGCAAGCTACCACTACCTGAAATTGGAGATGACCCTAAT GTGATATATGTTAGACCTGGACACGAAGTTGATCTTGGTTCTCTCGTACAAGATGCCATCCGGCTAACCTCAGCAGTAAAA GACTCTTGCTCGGAATTATGCGAGAAAACTGAGGGTACAATACAAT ATATAACTGGAGAAACTCAGGCTTCGGTTGATAAAAGGTGGTCTAGACTATTGGCACTAAAGAAAagaaatttatga
- the LOC137832130 gene encoding large ribosomal RNA subunit accumulation protein YCED homolog 2, chloroplastic isoform X1, whose amino-acid sequence MANAGNLVSPRSSNPIFNPCHSIDKLNTFRLLSRIHCYNNATVTVTASSKRKDDFNSPLVGKNTSRAARRLITISPSDGRYSGDWTSDYLVSLDDLDLQDLIEDDDNSNKKKNAQVFINLTVQKVLPNISLPGHASFGLSVDGRVTTSFTRKCSNCSTPYCRQIDAKFNVWVLIAPKDERKLPLPEIGDDPNVIYVRPGHEVDLGSLVQDAIRLTSAVKDSCSELCEKTEGTIQYITGETQASVDKRWSRLLALKKRNL is encoded by the exons ATGGCAAATGCAGGAAATTTGGTATCGCCAAGAAGCTCCAATCCAATATTCAATCCATGCCACTCCATAGATAAGCTCAACACCTTCAGGTTGCTCTCTCGGATTCACTGTTACAATAATGCCACTGTCACTGTCACTGCTTCTTCCAAAAGAAAGGATGACTTCAACTCTCCTCTG GTTGGGAAGAACACGAGCAGGGCTGCTCGGCGTTTGATCACAATATCACCAAGTGATGGCAGATACAGTGGGGATTGGACAAGTGATTATCTGGTCTCTTTGGACGACCTAGATTTACAGGATTTGATTGAAGACGATGATAActcaaataagaaaaagaatGCACAAGTTTTCATCAATCTCACCGTCCAAAAGGTGCTTCCAAACATTTCACTCCCAGGT CATGCTAGCTTTGGTTTATCCGTGGATGGAAGAGTCACCACATCCTTCACTAGAAAGTGCAGCAACTGTTCTACTCCCTATTGCCGACAG ATTGATGCAAAATTTAACGTATGGGTTCTTATAGCACCTAAAGATGAACGCAAGCTACCACTACCTGAAATTGGAGATGACCCTAAT GTGATATATGTTAGACCTGGACACGAAGTTGATCTTGGTTCTCTCGTACAAGATGCCATCCGGCTAACCTCAGCAGTAAAA GACTCTTGCTCGGAATTATGCGAGAAAACTGAGGGTACAATACAAT ATATAACTGGAGAAACTCAGGCTTCGGTTGATAAAAGGTGGTCTAGACTATTGGCACTAAAGAAAagaaatttatga
- the LOC137832130 gene encoding large ribosomal RNA subunit accumulation protein YCED homolog 2, chloroplastic isoform X4, translating to MANAGNLVSPRSSNPIFNPCHSIDKLNTFRLLSRIHCYNNATVTVTASSKRKDDFNSPLVGKNTSRAARRLITISPSDGRYSGDWTSDYLVSLDDLDLQDLIEDDDNSNKKKNAQVFINLTVQKHASFGLSVDGRVTTSFTRKCSNCSTPYCRQVIYVRPGHEVDLGSLVQDAIRLTSAVKDSCSELCEKTEGTIQYITGETQASVDKRWSRLLALKKRNL from the exons ATGGCAAATGCAGGAAATTTGGTATCGCCAAGAAGCTCCAATCCAATATTCAATCCATGCCACTCCATAGATAAGCTCAACACCTTCAGGTTGCTCTCTCGGATTCACTGTTACAATAATGCCACTGTCACTGTCACTGCTTCTTCCAAAAGAAAGGATGACTTCAACTCTCCTCTG GTTGGGAAGAACACGAGCAGGGCTGCTCGGCGTTTGATCACAATATCACCAAGTGATGGCAGATACAGTGGGGATTGGACAAGTGATTATCTGGTCTCTTTGGACGACCTAGATTTACAGGATTTGATTGAAGACGATGATAActcaaataagaaaaagaatGCACAAGTTTTCATCAATCTCACCGTCCAAAAG CATGCTAGCTTTGGTTTATCCGTGGATGGAAGAGTCACCACATCCTTCACTAGAAAGTGCAGCAACTGTTCTACTCCCTATTGCCGACAG GTGATATATGTTAGACCTGGACACGAAGTTGATCTTGGTTCTCTCGTACAAGATGCCATCCGGCTAACCTCAGCAGTAAAA GACTCTTGCTCGGAATTATGCGAGAAAACTGAGGGTACAATACAAT ATATAACTGGAGAAACTCAGGCTTCGGTTGATAAAAGGTGGTCTAGACTATTGGCACTAAAGAAAagaaatttatga
- the LOC137832130 gene encoding large ribosomal RNA subunit accumulation protein YCED homolog 2, chloroplastic isoform X3 yields MANAGNLVSPRSSNPIFNPCHSIDKLNTFRLLSRIHCYNNATVTVTASSKRKDDFNSPLVGKNTSRAARRLITISPSDGRYSGDWTSDYLVSLDDLDLQDLIEDDDNSNKKKNAQVFINLTVQKVLPNISLPGHASFGLSVDGRVTTSFTRKCSNCSTPYCRQVIYVRPGHEVDLGSLVQDAIRLTSAVKDSCSELCEKTEGTIQYITGETQASVDKRWSRLLALKKRNL; encoded by the exons ATGGCAAATGCAGGAAATTTGGTATCGCCAAGAAGCTCCAATCCAATATTCAATCCATGCCACTCCATAGATAAGCTCAACACCTTCAGGTTGCTCTCTCGGATTCACTGTTACAATAATGCCACTGTCACTGTCACTGCTTCTTCCAAAAGAAAGGATGACTTCAACTCTCCTCTG GTTGGGAAGAACACGAGCAGGGCTGCTCGGCGTTTGATCACAATATCACCAAGTGATGGCAGATACAGTGGGGATTGGACAAGTGATTATCTGGTCTCTTTGGACGACCTAGATTTACAGGATTTGATTGAAGACGATGATAActcaaataagaaaaagaatGCACAAGTTTTCATCAATCTCACCGTCCAAAAGGTGCTTCCAAACATTTCACTCCCAGGT CATGCTAGCTTTGGTTTATCCGTGGATGGAAGAGTCACCACATCCTTCACTAGAAAGTGCAGCAACTGTTCTACTCCCTATTGCCGACAG GTGATATATGTTAGACCTGGACACGAAGTTGATCTTGGTTCTCTCGTACAAGATGCCATCCGGCTAACCTCAGCAGTAAAA GACTCTTGCTCGGAATTATGCGAGAAAACTGAGGGTACAATACAAT ATATAACTGGAGAAACTCAGGCTTCGGTTGATAAAAGGTGGTCTAGACTATTGGCACTAAAGAAAagaaatttatga